The region CCCGTCATCATCGCGATCTCGAAGCCGCCGAACGTCGCGAGCACGTCGAGCGGCGCGATCGCATGCGAATGCCGTACGAGCGCGCGTCCGAGCACCGCGCGCTTGTGCGCGAGACCCTGATCGTCGAGGCCCGTGCCGCGGCCGACACACGCGTCGATCGGCACGTCGAGCAGACGGCTCATCAGGCACGCGGCCGACGACGTGTTCGCGATTCCCATTTCGCCGAAGCCGATCACGTTCGTGCCGAGCGACGCGTGCACGCGCACGCGCGCCGCGCCGGCGGCGAGCGCCGCGTGCGCTTCTTCGTGCGTCATCGCGGGTTCGGCTGCAAAGTTGCGCGTGCCGCGCGCGACCGGCAACGACACGAGCCGGTCGGACACCGGCAGCGGCGACGCGACGCCCGCATCGACGATTTCGAGCACGCTCTGCGCGACGCCGGAAAACGCGTTGATCGCCGCGCCGCCGGCCAGGAAGTTCGCGACCATCTGCGCGGTGACCGACTGCGGATACGGACTCACGCCCTCGGCCGCGATCCCGTGGTCGCCGGCAAACACGATCGTCACGGGACGCAGCACCTGCGGCCGCTCGGTACGCTGGATCAGGCCCAGCTGCAGCGCGAGCGACTCGAGCTGGCCGAGACTGCCGGGCGGCTTGGTCTTGTGATCGATCACATGCTGCAGGCGCCGGCGCAGCGCGTCGTCCAGCGGGGCGATCGCAGGCGGGAAGTCGGTCTGGGCGGTCGGGTTCGTCATCGTAAGGTTGCCTCGTTGGCGCGGCCGGCGCCGCGGATCGAAGGAAGAAGGTTCATCGTCGCTGCGGCCACGCGGGCAGCAGCGCGTCGCGGCCGTTCTCGCGGATCAGCACGATCGGATAGCCGAACGCGTCGCTCGCGCGCGCGGGCGTCAGCACGTCGTGCACGGGGCCGGCCCACGCATGGCCGCGGCCGTCGAGCAGCAGCGCGTGCGTGGCGAAACGCCGCGCGAGATTCAGGTCGTGGCATGAGAACAGCACCGTGCGCGCGCCCGCGCCGAGCCACTCGGTCAGCGCGGTCAGCGCGTCGATCTGGTGATGGAGATCGAGATGGGCGAGCGGTTCGTCGAGCAGCATCAGCGGCGCGTCCTGACACAGCGTCGCGGCAAGCGCGACGCGCTGCCGCTCGCCGCCCGACAGAGAGAGCACGTCGCGCGACGCGAGCGCGTTCAGTCCGAACGTGGCGAGTGCGTCGCGCGCGGCCGCGCGGTCGTCGTCGCGCTCCCAGCCCCACCCGCCGAGATACGGGAAGCGGTTGAGCAACACCGTGTCGAATACGGTCGCGCTGAACGCGTCGTGCAATTGCTGCGGCATCAGCGCCCGGCGCCGCGCGAGCGCGCCGGCCGGCCAGTCGGCGAGCGGCCGACCGTCGATCTCGACGTGGCCGCCGGCCGGCCGCTGCAAGCCTGCGAGCGTCGCGAGCAGCGTCGTCTTGCCGGCACCGTTCGGCCCTGCGACACACCAGATCTCGGCAGGCCGGAACGCGTGCGTGAAACCGTCGAGCAGCATCCGCTCGCCGGCCTTGAGCGTCAGGTCGACCGCTGCACAACGGACGTCGCAGGCGGCTTGCGTCATCGCATCGGCCTCCTCAGCAACATCCACAGGAACACCGGCACGCCGACGAGCGCGGTCATCACGCCGACCGGCAATTGCGCGGGCGCGATCGCAGTGCGCGCGAGCAGGTCAGATGCCATCACGCCGCCGCCGCCCGCCAGCATCGCTGCGGGCAGCAGCATCCGCTGATCGTTGCCGAATGCCAGCCGCAGCGCGTGCGGGACGACGAGGCCGACAAAGCCGATCGTACCGGCCGTCGTCACCGCGGCCGCGGCCGCGAGCGACGCGACGAGGTAGATCCGCACGCGCAAGCGCGCGACCGGCACGCCGAGCGCGAGCGCGGTCGCGTCGCCGCGCAGCAGCACGTTCAGTTGCGGCGCTGCCGGCAGCGCGACGCATGCGGCCAGCAACAGCGCGCCCCACGCGAACCATGGCGTCGTCACGCCGTTCAGATCGCCCGTTAGCCAGAAGATGATTCCCCGCAGCCGCGCATCGGGCGCGAGCGACAGCAGCAGCGTGACGAGCGCGCCCCACCCGGCCGCGATCACGACGCCCGTCAGCAGCAGCCGCGGCGATGCGTCGCGCGAATCGCCGCGCCACAGCTCGCGGCGCGCGAGCCCGAGCACGAGCGCGACCGACACCAGCGCGCCGGCGAACGCGCATGCGTCGACGACCCACCACGCGGCGCCCGCGATCATCGCGACGAGCGCGAAACCGGCCGCGCCACCCGATACGCCGAGCACGTACGGCTCCGCGAGCGGATTGCGCAGCAGCACCTGCAGCAGCGCACCGGCCAACGCGAGCAGCGCGCCGCACGCGAAACCCGCGAGCGCACGCGGCAATCGCAGTGTGCGCACGATGTCGGCGAACAGCACATCTGCGCCGCCGTGCGGCACGAGCGACGCGAGCGCCTGCCAGGGCGACATCGGCACGCTGCCGATCGACAGCGAAGCCACGAACAGCAGCGCGACCACGGCCGCCAGCACGGCCCAGATCGCCGCGGCGCGCGCGGCGCTCATGCGCTGCACGGCGCGGTGCATGACGTGCGACGCTCAGGGTCGTCGCCGGCCCGGCCGGACATGGGCGTCGCGCGACCGCGTGTAATGGGCATACGCAAGCTCGTCATCCTCGTTGAACGGGTTGTTGATGCGCGCACCGGGAACCGTAACGCGGCGATGCCGTCGCGCGACACGGCCGACGGTGGTGTTTGCGTCGCAGCGCAACGTCGCGCGGCCGGCAATCTGCGCAATATAGTGGAAGCCGCCGTACCGGGTCGACCGGCGCCGCGCCTGCGCGGTCCTTTGGCGCGCTCGATACTGCTGCACGCATGGCTCGCCCTGCCTGATACGCGCCGGTGCGCCGCGCAGTCGATCCGTGCGCTGCGACCGCCGGCGTCGGCGCCGCTGCGCACGAAGCGGCAGCCGCAGCAGTCCGCGCGGGGACCGCGGCGAGCGGCACGCGGCGGCGCACTGGAGGCGCTGCGCGCGCGATTGGGGTCAGCATCGAAGTGAAATCTCGTGGAGCACTGCGCGCCCCGCTTCCCCGCGGGCCACGCGTCATGAAGCCCTGCAGGCTTCCCGCATCGGCCGGTATCCGGGCTGGCGACGGACCGGCTCGCCTTCCCGCGCGTACGCGCAGTGGCCCGCGCCCGCGTGCGAACCTGCACGCGAAACGCGCCCGAGCCGGCCTGCGTCATACGACGCGGCCGCTTACCGTTGCGGGGGCAGCGCAGGTTGGCGATCTCCTGGCGGAGCACGCGCCCTGCTTCCCGTTTAACCGCGCGACACGCGCGCGAGCACCGATGCGGCGCCAGTTTAGGAGCGGGCTGCGCGAGCGTCAAGAAAGCGTCAAAACGCATGCGCAGCGCATGCCGGGCATGCATATTCGCAGCAAGAAGCGGGGGTGTTACGACTGGAAACGTTACAGATGTCGGAATGCGCGTTATTCCGCGCTAAAATGCTGGGTCTTTAGAGGACGCAGCAGATGCTCAACGAACTCGAAACCTTATCTCAAAATATTGGCCGTCTGATCTCGCTGAACAAGCGCTATCACTCGGAACGGCTCGCGCTCGAGGAGCAGGTCGCGCAAATGCGCGCGGAAGCGGACACGGTCCGCGCGGAGCTCGAGCAGCTGCGCGACGAACGCAATGCGCTTGCGGCCGAGCGCGACGCGCTGTCGGCGAAGATCGACGACGCGCAGGTCAAGCTGAACGCGATTCTCGAAAAGCTGCCGCGCACGAAGAGCGCGGAGCAAGCCGACAACCAGCTCGACCTGCTCGATGCGCAGGCGCGCCCGGATAGCGACGACGCGGCCAGCCACGGAGAACATGCATGAGCACCAAGCAGATCGAAGTCTCGATTCTCGGTCAGCCGTATCGGCTCGCCTGTTCGGCTGAAACCGAAGCGGCGCTGCTCGAGGCCGTCGCGCGCGTCGATGCCGAAATGTCGAAGATCCGCGCGAACAGCTCGGTGCGCGGCACCGATCGCATCGCAGTAATGGCCGCGCTGTCGCTCGCGTCCGAATTGCTGCGACTGCAAACGAGCGTGCGGCACGGTGAAGCATTTCCGGCCGAAGAAATCCGTCGTACAATGCACCAGATGAACGAACAGCTCGGCGCGGTGCTCGCACAGCACGAAGCGCAGTAACGTTTGATCGATGCGTCGATTCCCCTTGATCTCGGCGATCAACGGTGGTCAAATTGGCGCAACGAAACACAGTTCAGTCAGCTTCCCTGCCTGGTTCGCCAAGGTCATATATTCCTTGAACCAATGCCATGTGCACGGTTGCGGAAATTTGTAGCACGGGCGCGCGCGTCACTCTGTCTGATGTACCCGAAGTGCTGCTAACTGCGACCAATTCTGAACCTCAGGTTCAGGATGCCGGCCTAGCGGCCAAGGCGGGGGCCTATTCAACGGCATCGGGAACTCCCGATGCCGTTTCCTTTTGCAACAGCCCTTTCTGCGTCGATTACGATCCATGCAATACTGGCTGATGAAGTCCGAACCGGACGAAGCAAGCATCGACGATCTCGCGCATGCGCCGCAGCAATCGCTGCCATGGACGGGCGTGCGTAATTATCAGGCGCGCAATTTCATGCGCGACACGATGAAGATCGGCGACGGCGTGCTGTTCTATCACTCGAGCTGCCCCGAACCGGGCATCGCGGGCCTCGCCGAAGTCTCGTCGACGCCATACCCCGATCCAACGCAGTTCGATCCGAAAAGCCCGTACTACGATCCGAAGTCGACGCAGGAAGCACCGCGCTGGCTGCTCGTCGACGTGCGCTTCGTGAAAAAGTCTCCGCTCGTGCCGCTCGCGGTGCTGCGCGAACACGATGAACTCGCGGACATGCGCGTGCTCGCGCGCGGCAACCGGCTGTCGATCACGCCGGTCACGCGCGCGGAATGGCGCTTCATCACCGAAAAGTTGATGAAGTAAGCGCACGCAGTACGCGCAGGCCAAACCGCACGCCGAACGTCAAATCCGGTCAAGCCGCGCCGCCACCACGGAACTCCCGGCACGTTCGTGCAGCCTAAGCAACCGCTGTCGCCCGATCGGGCAGGCGGCTGTTTTTTCGTCGCGCGGCACGCCCGCGTCGCGCACGCGTGATCCGCGTGCGCGCCCTCGCACAAGGAGTCCAACAATGACCAAGAAATCCGCACTCGCGCTGTCGCTCGCCCTCGCCGCCGCCGTGCCTGTCGCACTGACCCTCGCATCGCCGGCCGCGCATGCGCAGACCGCGAACCCGCATTTCCCGGAGCCGGCCGGCGTGCTGTCGCTGTCGTCGCAGGCGAGCGCCGACGTGCCGCAGGACATCATCCACATCACGCTGTTCTACGAGCAGCAAGCGAAGGACCCGGGCAGCCTGACGGCCGCGCTGAACCAGCGCGCCGACGCGGCGCTCGCGCAGGCGAAGGGTGCGTCGGGCGTGTCCGCGCACACCGGCGCGTTCTCCGTGTATCCGAGCACCGATCGCGACGGGAAAATCTCCGCGTGGCGCGGCCGGACCGAAGTCGTGCTCGAATCGCGCGATTTCGCGGCGGCGTCGAAGCTCGCGGGGCAACTGTCGAGCCAGATGCAGGTCGCGAACGTCGAATTCTCGCTGTCGCCGGAAGCGCAGCGCGCGGCCGAGCAAAAACTCACGACGGAGGCGATCAAATCGTTCCGCGCACGCGCCGACGAAGCCGCGAAGGCGTTCGGCTACAGCAGCTACTCGATTCGCGACGTGAATGTTGGCGGCGGCCGCAACGTGCAGCCGTACACGCGGATGATGGCAATGGCCGCGGCGCCGATGGACAGCGCGAAGATGAGCGCACCGATCTCGGTCGAAGGCGGCAAGGCAACCGTGTCGGTGACCGTCAACGGTTCGGTGCAGATGAAGTAACGCGCATCGCGCCGTCGCGCGCCCGATGTGAAAACGCCGGCCCTCGGGCCGGCGTTTTTTGTTTGCGAGTCAACGCTCGCGACGGACACGGCATGTGCGCATCGGCAGCGCGTCATCCGGCAACGCAAACCGCTGCGCATCATGCGGCGGCATTACGCCACCGCGTTCACCGTGCGGCGGCGATACGCCCATACGAGCAACGCGATGCCCGCGACGATCATCGGCAGCGACAGCCACTGCCCCATCGACAGGCCAAGTGCGAGCAGGCCCAGGAAGTCGTCCGGCTCGCGCGCGAATTCGACGGTGAAACGCGCGAGCCCGTAGCCGATCAGGAACAACGCGGACACCGCGCCCATCGGCCGCGGCTTGCGCGCGAAGAAGAACAGCACGAAGAACAGCGCAATGCCTTCGAGTGCGATTTCATAGAGCTGCGAAGGATGGCGCGGCAGCATCTGGTACTGCATGAACACATCGGCCAGATGCCACTTCTCGACGAGCGCCGGATGCTTCGGCAGCCACGCGGCGTCGTCGCGCATCGCGCCCGGGAACAGCATCGCCCACGGTGCGCCCGGATCGGTCACACGGCCCCACAGCTCCCCGTTGATGAAGTTGCCGAGCCGCCCTGCCGCAAGCCCGGTCGGCACCATCGGCGCGACGAAATCGGTGACCTGCAGCCAGTGGCGCTTGCGCTGCCACGCGAACAGCACCATCGCGAGCGTGACGCCGAGGAAGCCGCCGTGAAACGACATCCCGCCCTCCCACACCTTGAACACGTCGAGCGGGTGCGAGAGGTAGAAGTCGGCCTTGTAGAACAGCACGTAGCCGAGCCGGCCGCCGAGCACGGTGCCGAGCACGCCGTAGAACATCATGTCGTCGATGTCCTTCACGGTCCAGCCCTGCGCCGCGACATGCGGCAGCTTCAGGCGGATTCGGCCGACGACGATCGCCGCAATGAAACCGACGAGATACATGAGGCCGTACCAGCGCACGGCCAGCGGGCCGAGATGGATCGCTACGGGGTCGAAATTCGGGTGAATGATCATGGGTTAGCGATGAAGTTTTCGAATGCGGTACGGCGCTCGCACTGCGCCGCACCGCGCATTGGACGGCGCCGGCGTGCCATCGTTCGCGCCGCGGCCGGCCGCGGTCCGCATCACGCGGTCACGGACTGCGCGCGCACGACGTCGATGAAGCCCGCGAGCACGGGGCTCACGTCGCCGGTGCGCCACACGAGGCCCGTCTCGACGACCGGTGCGTGCCCGGCCAGCGGCCGGTAGACCACGCCGGTGCGCCGCAGGTTACGCAGCGACTGCGGCACCAGTGCGACACCCATGCCGGCCGATACGAGGCTGACGATCGTCTGCATCTGGATCGCCTCCTGGCCGATGCGCGGGGTTTCCCCCGCCGCGCCGTAGCAGCCCGTAATGATGTCATAAAAGCCGGGCGCCAAACGACGCGGGAAGATGACGAGCGGCAGCGCGGCCAGGTCGGCCAGATGCACGGGCTCGGTTTCGGGCACGTCGGGCGCGGCGGCGGCCGGCATCGCGACCACCAGCGGCTCGCGCACCACCGGCAGATACGACAGCCCGGCCGCGTGGCGCGGCGGCACCGGCGGAATCACGAGCCCCGCGTCGATACGGCCCGCGACGAGTTCGTCGATCTGGACGTCGCTCGTCGCCTCCGCGAGCTGCAGCCGCACCTGCGGATACCGCGCGCCGAACGCGCGCAGCAGCGACGGCAGCAGCCCGTAGTCGGCGGTCGACACGAACGCGAGCGACAGCGAGCCCGCCTCGCCGCGCGCGAGACGCCGCGCTAGCGGCGGCAGCGCGTCGGCCGACGCGAGCAGCCGGCGCACGTCGGGCAGCAGCGCGGCGCCCACCGCCGTCAGCGCGACCGAGCGCTTGGTGCGCGCGAACAGCGCGACGCCGAGCGCGTCCTCCAGCGCGCGGATCGCCTGCGACAGCGGCGGCTGCGTCATCGACAATCGCTCGGCCGCGCGGCCGAAGTGGCGCTCGTCGGCAACCGTCACGAAATAGCGCCACTGGCGCAGGTCGGGCGTCGGGTCGGCCATGTATTACTCATTCGGAAAACGACTTAATAAGCGAGAAATAATATATTGGACATCCGATAACGGAAACTCCATTCTTGATCGAACCATCCGGCGCGCCTGCGCGCCGGCGTCGCTCAAACAACGATGGAGTTCCCCATGCCGTACAACCGCCGCTCTCGAAACATCACGCAAGGCGTGGCCCGTTCGCCGAATCGCTCGATGTACTACGCGCTCGGCTATCAGAAGGAGGATTTCGACAAACCGATGATCGGCATCGCGAACGGCCACTCGACGATCACGCCGTGCAATTCCGGCTTGCAGCGGCTGTCGGACGCGGCCGTCGCGGCCGTGAAGGCGGCCGGCGCGAACCCGCAGATCTTCGGCACACCGACGATCTCGGACGGCATGTCGATGGGCACGGAAGGGATGAAATACTCGCTAGTCTCGCGCGAAGTGATCGCCGACTGCATCGAGACCTGCGTGCAGGGCCAGTGGATGGACGGCGTAGTGGTAGTCGGCGGCTGCGACAAAAACATGCCGGGCGGGATGATCGCGCTCGCGCGTCTGAACGTGCCGGGCATCTACGTGTACGGCGGCACGATCCGCCCGGGACACTGGAAGGGCCGCGACCTGACGATCGTGTCGTCGTTCGAGGCGGTCGGCGAGTTTACTGCCGGCCGGATGTCCCAGGAGGATTTTGAAGGGGTCGAGAAGAACGCATGCCCGACGTCGGGATCGTGCGGCGGCATGTACACCGCGAATACGATGAGCTCGTCGTTCGAAGCGCTCGGCATGTCGCTGATGTATTCGTCGACGATGGCGAACCCCGATCAGGAGAAGGTCGACTCGGCCGCCGAATCGGCGCGCGTGCTGGTCGAGGCCGTGAAGCGCGACCTGAAGCCGCGCGACATCATCACGAAGGAGTCGATCGAGAACGCGGTGTCGCTGATCATGGCGACCGGCGGCTCGACCAACGCGGTGCTGCACTATCTCGCGATCGCGCATGCGGCCGAGGTCGACTGGTCGATCGACGACTTCGAGCGCATCCGCAAACGCGTGCCGGTGATCTGCGATCTGAAGCCGTCGGGCCAGTACGTCGCGACCGATCTCCACCGCGCCGGCGGCATCCCGCAGGTGCTGCGGATCCTGCTTGACGCGGGGCTGCTGCACGGCGACTGCATGACGATCACCGGCCGCACGATCGCCGACGAACTGAAGGACGTGCCGGGCGTGCCGCGCGCGGATCAGAGCGTGATCTTCCCGATCGATCGCGCGCTGTACAACGAAGGCCATCTCGCGATCCTGAAGGGCAATCTCGCCGAAGACGGCGCGGTCGCGAAGATCACCGGCCTGAAGAACCCGGTGATTACCGGCCCGGCGCGCGTATTCGACGACGAGCAAAGCGCGATGGACGCGATCCTCGGCGACAAAATCCGCGCCGGCGACGTGCTGGTGTTGCGCTATCTCGGGCCGCAGGGCGGCCCCGGGATGCCGGAAATGCTCGCGCCGACTTCGGCGATCATCGGCAAGGGGCTCGGCGAGTCGGTCGGGTTCATCACGGACGGCCGCTTCTCGGGCGGCACGTGGGGCATGGTCGTCGGCCACGTCGCGCCCGAAGCGTTCGTCGGCGGCACGATCGCGCTCGTGCAGGAAGGCGATTCGATTACGATCGACGCGCATCGGCTCGTGCTGCAGCTGAACGTCGACGACACTGAGCTCGCGCGCCGCCGCGCCGCGTGGAAGCAGCCGGCCCCGCGCTACACGCGCGGCGTGCTCGCGAAATACGCGGCGCTCGCGCGGCCGGCGAACAAGGGCGCGGTCACCGGTTGACGAGCATCGCAGGGTATATGACCCCATTGCGGACCGCCGCGGCGGAAACGCGCAGAACGGCGGTTCCCTTTGCTCTTATAATGCGCGGACCGTGAAGCCGGCCGTCCCCGCCGGCGGAGAACCGCATGAAACAGACGATATTGCGCGCGCTGCTCGTCGCGCTGCTGACCGGCAGCGCGACCGCCGCGCATGCCGACCTGGCCGGCGACGGGGTCGCGCTCGCGCAGCGCAAAAACTGCATGGCATGCCATGCGGTCGGCAAGCCGTTGATGGGCCCGTCGTTCCACGACATCGCCGG is a window of Burkholderia latens DNA encoding:
- the cobT gene encoding nicotinate-nucleotide--dimethylbenzimidazole phosphoribosyltransferase, whose amino-acid sequence is MTNPTAQTDFPPAIAPLDDALRRRLQHVIDHKTKPPGSLGQLESLALQLGLIQRTERPQVLRPVTIVFAGDHGIAAEGVSPYPQSVTAQMVANFLAGGAAINAFSGVAQSVLEIVDAGVASPLPVSDRLVSLPVARGTRNFAAEPAMTHEEAHAALAAGAARVRVHASLGTNVIGFGEMGIANTSSAACLMSRLLDVPIDACVGRGTGLDDQGLAHKRAVLGRALVRHSHAIAPLDVLATFGGFEIAMMTGAYLAAASERMTILVDGFIATAALLVAERIAPGVRDYCVFSHTSHEAGHRRMLEYFGAKPLLALDLRLGEGTGAALALPLVRAAAAFLAEMASFESAGVDNRDA
- a CDS encoding ABC transporter ATP-binding protein; the protein is MTQAACDVRCAAVDLTLKAGERMLLDGFTHAFRPAEIWCVAGPNGAGKTTLLATLAGLQRPAGGHVEIDGRPLADWPAGALARRRALMPQQLHDAFSATVFDTVLLNRFPYLGGWGWERDDDRAAARDALATFGLNALASRDVLSLSGGERQRVALAATLCQDAPLMLLDEPLAHLDLHHQIDALTALTEWLGAGARTVLFSCHDLNLARRFATHALLLDGRGHAWAGPVHDVLTPARASDAFGYPIVLIRENGRDALLPAWPQRR
- a CDS encoding FecCD family ABC transporter permease codes for the protein MSAARAAAIWAVLAAVVALLFVASLSIGSVPMSPWQALASLVPHGGADVLFADIVRTLRLPRALAGFACGALLALAGALLQVLLRNPLAEPYVLGVSGGAAGFALVAMIAGAAWWVVDACAFAGALVSVALVLGLARRELWRGDSRDASPRLLLTGVVIAAGWGALVTLLLSLAPDARLRGIIFWLTGDLNGVTTPWFAWGALLLAACVALPAAPQLNVLLRGDATALALGVPVARLRVRIYLVASLAAAAAVTTAGTIGFVGLVVPHALRLAFGNDQRMLLPAAMLAGGGGVMASDLLARTAIAPAQLPVGVMTALVGVPVFLWMLLRRPMR
- a CDS encoding ATPase, translating into MLNELETLSQNIGRLISLNKRYHSERLALEEQVAQMRAEADTVRAELEQLRDERNALAAERDALSAKIDDAQVKLNAILEKLPRTKSAEQADNQLDLLDAQARPDSDDAASHGEHA
- a CDS encoding cell division protein ZapA, with the protein product MSTKQIEVSILGQPYRLACSAETEAALLEAVARVDAEMSKIRANSSVRGTDRIAVMAALSLASELLRLQTSVRHGEAFPAEEIRRTMHQMNEQLGAVLAQHEAQ
- a CDS encoding EVE domain-containing protein, which encodes MQYWLMKSEPDEASIDDLAHAPQQSLPWTGVRNYQARNFMRDTMKIGDGVLFYHSSCPEPGIAGLAEVSSTPYPDPTQFDPKSPYYDPKSTQEAPRWLLVDVRFVKKSPLVPLAVLREHDELADMRVLARGNRLSITPVTRAEWRFITEKLMK
- a CDS encoding SIMPL domain-containing protein (The SIMPL domain is named for its presence in mouse protein SIMPL (signalling molecule that associates with mouse pelle-like kinase). Bacterial member BP26, from Brucella, was shown to assemble into a channel-like structure, while YggE from E. coli has been associated with resistance to oxidative stress.): MTKKSALALSLALAAAVPVALTLASPAAHAQTANPHFPEPAGVLSLSSQASADVPQDIIHITLFYEQQAKDPGSLTAALNQRADAALAQAKGASGVSAHTGAFSVYPSTDRDGKISAWRGRTEVVLESRDFAAASKLAGQLSSQMQVANVEFSLSPEAQRAAEQKLTTEAIKSFRARADEAAKAFGYSSYSIRDVNVGGGRNVQPYTRMMAMAAAPMDSAKMSAPISVEGGKATVSVTVNGSVQMK
- the lgt gene encoding prolipoprotein diacylglyceryl transferase, with protein sequence MIIHPNFDPVAIHLGPLAVRWYGLMYLVGFIAAIVVGRIRLKLPHVAAQGWTVKDIDDMMFYGVLGTVLGGRLGYVLFYKADFYLSHPLDVFKVWEGGMSFHGGFLGVTLAMVLFAWQRKRHWLQVTDFVAPMVPTGLAAGRLGNFINGELWGRVTDPGAPWAMLFPGAMRDDAAWLPKHPALVEKWHLADVFMQYQMLPRHPSQLYEIALEGIALFFVLFFFARKPRPMGAVSALFLIGYGLARFTVEFAREPDDFLGLLALGLSMGQWLSLPMIVAGIALLVWAYRRRTVNAVA
- a CDS encoding LysR family transcriptional regulator — its product is MADPTPDLRQWRYFVTVADERHFGRAAERLSMTQPPLSQAIRALEDALGVALFARTKRSVALTAVGAALLPDVRRLLASADALPPLARRLARGEAGSLSLAFVSTADYGLLPSLLRAFGARYPQVRLQLAEATSDVQIDELVAGRIDAGLVIPPVPPRHAAGLSYLPVVREPLVVAMPAAAAPDVPETEPVHLADLAALPLVIFPRRLAPGFYDIITGCYGAAGETPRIGQEAIQMQTIVSLVSAGMGVALVPQSLRNLRRTGVVYRPLAGHAPVVETGLVWRTGDVSPVLAGFIDVVRAQSVTA
- the ilvD gene encoding dihydroxy-acid dehydratase, with amino-acid sequence MPYNRRSRNITQGVARSPNRSMYYALGYQKEDFDKPMIGIANGHSTITPCNSGLQRLSDAAVAAVKAAGANPQIFGTPTISDGMSMGTEGMKYSLVSREVIADCIETCVQGQWMDGVVVVGGCDKNMPGGMIALARLNVPGIYVYGGTIRPGHWKGRDLTIVSSFEAVGEFTAGRMSQEDFEGVEKNACPTSGSCGGMYTANTMSSSFEALGMSLMYSSTMANPDQEKVDSAAESARVLVEAVKRDLKPRDIITKESIENAVSLIMATGGSTNAVLHYLAIAHAAEVDWSIDDFERIRKRVPVICDLKPSGQYVATDLHRAGGIPQVLRILLDAGLLHGDCMTITGRTIADELKDVPGVPRADQSVIFPIDRALYNEGHLAILKGNLAEDGAVAKITGLKNPVITGPARVFDDEQSAMDAILGDKIRAGDVLVLRYLGPQGGPGMPEMLAPTSAIIGKGLGESVGFITDGRFSGGTWGMVVGHVAPEAFVGGTIALVQEGDSITIDAHRLVLQLNVDDTELARRRAAWKQPAPRYTRGVLAKYAALARPANKGAVTG
- a CDS encoding c-type cytochrome is translated as MKQTILRALLVALLTGSATAAHADLAGDGVALAQRKNCMACHAVGKPLMGPSFHDIAGKYAMRADAVDYLAQSIVRGSVGVWGGVPMPANTQLTSAEAHTLAQWVMSLH